The sequence below is a genomic window from Massilia oculi.
TGGACGAGCTGCTCAAGCTGCTGTCGCTGGCCGATTTTCGCACCCGCTATCCGAAGGACCTGTCCGGCGGCATGCGCCAGCGGGTGGCGATCGCGCGCGTGCTGGCGCTCGATTCGCCGATCCTGCTGATGGACGAACCCTTCGGCGCGCTCGACGCGCTCACCCGGCGCAACCTGCAGGACGAACTGCTGCGCCTGTGGGCCGAGCTGAAAAAGACGATCCTGTTCGTCACCCACAGCATCGAGGAGGCGATCTACCTGGCCGACCGCATCGTCGTGATGACGTACCGGCCGGGGACGATCAAGCGCGATCTGCTGGTCGGGATCGCGCGTCCGCGCGACCCGGCGGCGCCGGAATTCAACCAGCTCAAGCGCGAGCTGGGGCTGATGGTGATGGAAGAGCAGGAGCGGCATCACAACGACGAGTTGCGCATGGCGGCGGTCGATTGAACGTCCGCCATATATATATGTGGCGGCGCCATCGGCGGAAGGGGGGCTTCCACCTGGGGGCCTTACCCCCGCCGTTCGCCGATGGTGTAGACTCCTGTTATGCAGAATTCCCTCTTCCTTGCCGCTGCCTTCCTGTACGCGGTATGCGCCCTGCTGCCGACGCGGCTGGGCGCCGTCATCTCGGGCGTGACCGCCGGGGCCTGGGCCCTGCATGGCGTCGCGCTCGGCATGGACGTGACGGTGCCGGGACGGCTGCGGGTCGGCTTCGCCATCATGATTTCCAGCGCCTTGTGGGTGTCGGTGGCCGCCTACTGGTTCGAGAACCGTAATTTCGCCCTCGACGGCCTGCGCCGCCTGGTGATGCCGTTCGCGGCGGCGGCCACGCTGTTGCCGCTGCTGTTCCCGGGCACCCTGACGCCGCTGGCCGGCAAAACCGCCGCCTTCGGCTGGCATATCGCGGTTGCGGTGCTGGCCTACAGCACCCTGACCATCGCCGCGTTCCACGCCGTGCTGATGGCACTGCAAGAGACGCGGCTGCATACCCGCACCGCCGGCGGCGGCTGGTTTGGCTCCGCGCTCGACCAGCTCCCGGCGTTGCTCACCATGGAAAAACTGTTGTTCCGTGTGATCTGGATCGGCTTCGTCTTGCTCAGCCTGACGGTATTGTCGGGCTTCGTGTTCTCCGAACAGGTGTTCGGCCGGCCGCTGCTGCTCGACCACAAGAGCGTGTTCGCGCTGCTCTCGTGGGCGCTGTTCGCGGCGCTGCTGGCCGGGCGCAAGTGGCAGGGCTGGCGCGGCAAGACCGCGCTGCGCTTCACGCTGGCAGGCTTCGCCACCCTGGCGCTGGCCTACGTCGGTAGCCGCTTCGTGCTCGAAGTCGTCCTGCACCGGGGAGTCTACTGATGCGTATCTTGTTCTGGATTGCCCTCATCGTCCTCATCGTCTTCGCCGTGCGCAGCAAGCTGCGCGCGATGGTCAAACGCCATGGGGTTCCGCCCGACATGGGGCGCGGGCCGGCCGCGGCGCCCGGCCAGATCGAGGCCATGGCCCAGTGCGCGCACTGCGGCGTCTACTTCCCGGCGTCCGAGACGGTGAAGGCCGACGGCCTGGATTACTGCTCGCCAGGCCACGTGCGCCTGCCGCCCAAGTAGTTGAAGGCCGCCACCGGCACGCTGTCGGCGGGCGCGCGCGTGACCCTGTGGCGCTCGCTCCAGACCTTCACCGTCACCCGCATCGTCATCGCCCTGGTGCTGCTGCTGTACCTGGGCGTCGACGTGGAAAGCGGCACGCTGCGCCCCGACCCGGTCAACACCGAAACCTGCGTCTTCTATGTGCTGACCGCGGCGATGTTCGCGCTGGCGGCGCGCTGGCAGCGCCGCTTCCTGATCCAGCTCGGGCTGCAGATCGCGGTCGACCTGCTGGTGATTTCGCTGCTGTACCTGGCCGCCGGCGGCATGCGCAGCGGCCTGGGCATCCTGTATCTGTTTCCGCTGGCCGGCGCCGCGATCCTGGCGCCGCTGGTGCTGGCGCTGTTCTCGGCGGCGGTCGCCACCCTGTTCCTGCTCGGCCTGAACCTCTGGCAGCTGGTGATCGAGGGGCGCGACCCGCCCCTGATGCAGGCCGGCCTGTTCGGCGCCGCCTTCTTCGCCGGCGTGCTGATGGTCAACCGCCTGGCGGCGCGCCTGCTCAAGCAGGAAGAACTGGCGGCCCAGCGCGGCGCCGACCTGCGCATCCAGCAGGCGATCAACGAGATCGTGATCGCCGACGTCGGCGACGGCATCCTGGTGGTGGGGGAGGACGGCGCCGTCTTCACCGGCAACCCGGCGGCGCGGCGCATGCTGGGCCTGGCCGATACCTCGGTGTTCTCGCTGCGCGCTGCGCCCGCCTTCGAGCCGGTGGCGCTGGCCTTCGACGCCTGGCTGGCCGGTCCCGACAACGACAAGGCCTTCGTCACCCTCAAACCCTATCGCGAAGGCGACGGCGCCGGTGACGTGCGCGGGCGGCGCGACCAGCCGGTGCACCTCAAGCTGCGCTTCGCGCGCGTGGCCGACGGCGGCGAGGCGGCCGGCCGCAGCGTGATCTTCATGCAGGACGTGAGCGCCATCGAAAACCAGGCGCAGCAACTCAAGCTGGCCTCGATGGGCCGCCTGACCGCCAGCATCGCGCACGAGGTACGCAACCCGCTGTCGGCGATCGGCCACGCCACCGATCTGCTGGCCGAAGACCTGCACGGCCCGGCCGAGGTGCGCCTGCTGAAGATCGTGCGTGACAACGTGACGCGCGTGAACCGCATGGTGGAAGACATCCTGCAACTGTCGCGCAAGGCCCAGCCGAACGGCGAACCGGTGGCGCTCGGCCCTTTCCTGGAAGAGCTGAAGGCCGAATTCTGCGAAATCCACGGCCTGGCCGGTGATATAGTCTATATAGGCGACCCGGGCGGCAGCGCGGTGCGCTTCGATCCGCTGCACCTGCACGAGGTCTTGCTCAACCTGCTGAACAATGCGGTGCGTTACGCCAGCCGCCAGCCGGCCAGCATCCGCATCTTCCCGGCGCGCGACGCCGCCGGCCGGCGCGAGCTGCACGTGCAGGACGACGGCCCCGGCATCACGCCTGAAGTGCGCGACCACCTGTTCGAGCCCTTCTATACTACGTCGAGCAAGGGGACCGGCCTGGGACTCTACCTGGCGCGCGAACTGTGCCTGAACAACGATGCGAAACTCGATTATGAATACCGGTTCGATCCGTCCGCGCTGGGACCGCGCAAGGCCAGCGGCCGCTTTGTCATCACCTTTGCCCTCGAATAAGCCACGAGGTGCCCCATGAGCGCGCCCCGCATCCTGGTGCTCGACGACGAAGCCGACCTGCGCGAGCTGCTCGAGATCACCCTGCTCAAGATGGGCCTGGACGTCGACAGCGCCGCCACGTTGCGCCAGGCGCGTAGTCTGTTTGAAGAGCACCAGTACGCACTGGTGCTCACTGATATGCGCCTGCCGGATGGCCTGGGGCTGGAACTGGTGCGCGAGGTCGCCGCCTCGGGCAAGGGCACGCCGGTCGCCGTGATCACCGCCTACGGCAGCGCCGAGAACGCGGTGGTGGCGCTGAAGGCCGGCGCCTTCGACTACATCGCCAAGCCGGTGGCGCTCGACGCGCTGCGCGTGATGGTGCGCTCGGCCCTGAAATTGTCGGAAGGGGGCGCCGCGGCGGCCGACGGCGGCGCGCTGGCCTCGCGCATGATCGGCCATTCGCCGGCGATGCAGTCGCTGCGCGCCCAGATCGCGCGCCTGGCGCGCTCGATGGCGCCGATCTCGATCACCGGCGAATCGGGCAGCGGCAAGGAGCTGGCGGCGCGCGAGATCCACGCCCAGAGTTCGCGTGCCGGCAAACCCTTCGTGGCGGTGAACTGCGGCGCCATCCCCGAAACCCTGATGGAGGCCGAGTTCTTCGGCTACCGCAAGGGCGCCTTCACCGGCGCGGCCGAGGAGCGCGATGGCTTCTTCCAGGCCGCCAACGGCGGCACCCTGATGCTGGACGAGGTGGCGGACCTGCCGCTGGCGATGCAGGTCAAGCTGCTGCGCGCGATCCAGGAGCGGCGCGTGCGCAAGATCGGCGCCACGGGCGAGGAACCGGTCGACGTGCGCATCATCAGCGCCACCCACCAGGACCTGGCGCGCTGCGTCGAGACGGGCAAGTTCAGGCAAGACCTGTTTTATCGCCTGAACGTGATCGAGCTGGCGCTGCCGCCGCTGCGCGAGCGGCTGGACGACCTGGCCCTGCTGGCGAATGGCATCCTGGACCGGCTGGCCGGGCCGGGGCAGGCCTCGCTCGGGCCGGGCGTGCTGGAGGCATTGAAGGCGTATTCCTTCCCTGGCAATGTGCGCGAGCTGGAGAACGTGCTGGAGCGGGCGCTGGCGTTCGCCAACGATGGCGTGATCCAGGTCGGGGACCTGTCGCTCAAGGCGGCGCGGCCGGCGGAAGGAGGGCGGAGCGAGACGGCTTCGCCGGTCGCGGCGGCGGAGCCGGCTCCGGCGCCGGCGATTCCTTCCATTGAACTGCCTCCTTTACCCGATCCCAGGCCGGTAGCTGCGCCGGTCGCCCTCGGCCCGGCCGAACTGCCGAGCAACCTGCCCGAATATCTTGAGCAGGTCGAACGCGACATCATCGGGCGCGCGCTGCAGCAGACCCAGTTCAACCGCACCCAGGCGGCAGCCCTGCTCGGGATCAGCGTACGCCAGTTGCGCTACCAGATGCAGAAGCTGGAGATCTGCGCGCCCGAGGACTGATCGCCTGCCGATGGCCGATGTCCCACTTGTTGTTACTTTCCGGTAATTAAACTGGTGCACAATGCACCGCTACAGGGCAGCGCTGCCCTATATTGACGAGTGAGAAAACGGATGGCCGCCTGCTCGCTTTTCCGGAAATTTCCCTGATGTTAGTACTCGCTCACAGCGACGTCCCCTTCTGTTGGGCGACCGCCAAATGTCAAGGCTCGCGAACGTTAAAACCAAAAATTTTGGGCATTTATTCGCTTGCCTGTACGGCAAATCAGGTACTACAATTAGTCTGATATCAAAGCTCGGCACTAGATGTAGTGGTAGCAGACTGAAAGATACTAGCGGAGTCGCTAGCAGCGAGTTGTCCGCGGGTTGTCCACAAGTTGCCCACAAGTTTGTTCATCGGACAGTCAATCAGTCACTTGCCGACACGCTTTATTTAATTTTATTTGTACCCTGCTTTTCTGGTTTGCCAGCCTGGGCTACCGATTGGCGGGGTATCGTTTTTCTACAATTTTGTTGACGGACCGGGGCGCGGAAGACGCAAGACGGTCCCCGTGTAAACAAGTAGTGGTCCCGACCGCTCATCCTGGAGGCTCAATGCAAACAGCACAGAACATCTCGATCAACCAGCACGTCACCCCAGGATCGGCGTCGACCAGCCCAACCCCGGCCGAGATCGTCGCGCGCGGCGACTACCGCGTCATCCGCCGCAACGGCGCCGTCGTCGCTTTCGAGCCGCACAAGATCTCGGTCGCGATGACCAAGGCCTTCCTGGCCGTGGCCGGCGGCCAGGGCGCGGTCTCGGCGCGCATCCGCGAGCTGGTGGAACAGATGACCGGTAACGTCGTGGCCGCGCTGGTGCGCCGCCAGCCGAACGGCGGCACCTTCCACATCGAAGACGTGCAGGACCAGGTCGAGCTGTCGCTGATGCGTTCGGGCGAGCACGACGTCGCGCGTGAATACGTGCTGTACCGCGCCAAGCGCATGGACGAGCGCCGCGCGGCCAAGGAAGCCGCCGGCGGCGCCCCGGTCGCCGCGCCGCAGATCCACGTGGTCGATGGCGGTGAGCGCCGCCTGCTGGACATCAACGACGTCCACGCCCTGGTGGGCGCCGCCTGCTCGGGCCTGGAAAAGCACGTCGACGCCGACGCGATCGTCGCCGAGACCCTGAAGAACCTGTACGACGGCGTGCCGGTCGAAGAGCTGTACAAGTCCGCCATCCTTGCGGCTAGAGCCCTGATGGAAAAGGACCCGGCCTACAGCCAGGTGACCGCCCGCATCCTGCTGCACACCATCCGTAAAGAAGTCTTCGGCCACGAAGTGCCGCAAGCCGGCGCCGCCGCCGAATACCTGACCTACTTCCCGCAATACATCGCCAAGGGCATCCACAACGAGCTGCTGGACGAAGAGCTCGGCAAGTACGACCTCGAGCGCCTGGCGAAAGCCATCGTCGCCGACCGCGACCTGCAGTTCGGCTACATCGGCCTGCAGACCCTGTACGACCGCTACTTCCTGCACGTGCGCGACGTGCGCATCGAAATGCCGCAGGCCTTCTACATGCGTGTCGCGATGGGCCTGGCCCTGCGCGAAGACGACCGCGAAGCGCGCGCCATCGAGTTCTACAACCTGCTGTCGTCGTTCGACTTCATGAGCTCGACCCCGACCCTGTTCAACTCGGGCACCCGCCGCTCGCAGCTGTCGTCGTGCTACCTGACCACCGTCGGCGACGACCTGGAAGGCATCTACGACGCCATCAAGGAAAACGCACTGCTGTCGAAGTTTGCCGGTGGCCTGGGCAACGACTGGACGCCGGTGCGCGCGCTGGGTTCGCGCATCAAGGGCACCAACGGCCGTTCGCAGGGCGTGGTCCCGTTCCTGAAAGTGGTCAACGACACCGCCGTGGCGGTGAACCAGGGCGGCAAGCGCAAGGGCGCGGTCTGCGCCTACCTGGAAACCTGGCACCTGGACATCGAAGAATTCCTGGACCTGCGCAAGAACACCGGCGATGACCGCCGCCGCACCCACGACATGAACACCGCGAACTGGATTCCCGACCTGTTCATGAAGCGCGTGATGGAAAAGGGCGCCTGGACCCTGTTCTCGCCATCCGAGACGCCAGACCTGCACGACCTGACCGGCAAGGCCTTCGAAAAAGCCTACCTGGCCTATGAAGCCAAGGCCGCCAACGGCGAAATGGCGGTCTTCAAGAAGATCGAAGCCATGGACCTGTGGCGCAAGATGCTGTCGATGCTGTTCGAGACCGGCCACCCATGGATCACCTTCAAGGACCCATGCAATATCCGTTCGCCGCAGCAGCACGTGGGCGTGGTGCACTCGTCGAACCTGTGCACCGAGATCACCCTGAACACCAGCGCCGACGAAATCGCCGTCTGCAACCTGGGCTCGGTGAACCTGCCGCAGCACATGAAGGGCGATGGCCTGGACCACGTCAAGCTGCAGAAGACCATCCGCACCGCGATGCGCATGCTGGACAACGTCATCGACATCAACTACTACGCGGTGGAAAAGGCGCGCAACTCGAACCTGCGCCACCGTCCGGTGGGCATGGGCATCATGGGTCACCAGGATTGCCTGCACATGATGCGCATCCCGTTCGCATCGGAGCAGGCCGTCAAGTTCGCCGACACCTCGATGGAAGCGGTCTGCTACTACGCCTACCTGGCGTCGACCGAGCTGGCCGAGGAACGCGGCCGCTACGAGACCTACACCGGCTCGCTGTGGGACCGCGGCATCCTGCCGCAGGACTCGATCAAGCTGCTGGCCGAGGAACGCGGCGGCTACCTGGAGCAGGACACCAGCGAATCGATGGACTGGACCGTGGTGCGCGAGCGCATCAAGCAGTTCGGCATGCGTAACTCGAACTGCGTGGCGATCGCTCCGACCGCGACCATCTCGAACATCATCGGCGTGTCGGCCTGCATCGAGCCGACCTTCCAGAACCTGTACGTGAAGTCGAACCTGTCGGGCGAATTCACCGAGATCAACTCCTACCTGGTGCGCGACCTGAAGGCGCGCGACCTGTGGGACGAAGTCATGATCGCCGACCTGAAGTACTTCGACGGTTCGCTCTCGAAGATCGACCGCGTGCCGCAAGACCTGCGCGACATCTACGCGACCGCCTTCGAAGTGGAGCCGAAGTGGCTGGTGGAAGCCGCCTCGCGCCGCCAGAAGTGGATCGACCAGGCGCAGTCGCTGAACATCTACATGGCCGGCGCCTCGGGCAAGAAGCTGGACGAGACCTACAAGCTGGCGTGGCTGCGTGGCCTGAAGACCACCTACTACCTGCGCACCATCGCCGCGACCCACCTGGAGAAGTCGACCACCCGCACCGGCGCCCTGAACGCCGTGCCGGTCTCGGGCGGCCTGCAGGCAGGTCATGCAGCACCGGCAGCCGCTTCGGTCGCCGCCGCCGCGGCAGCAGCACCAGCCGCACCGGAAGCCGAAGGCGCCGCCTGCTACCTGCGTCCGGGCGACGACGGTTTCGAGGAATGCGAAGCCTGCCAGTAATGCTGTAACCAGGTGCGGGCCGACCGAATGGTTCGCTCGCACCCCAGATCAAGTCAGTTTGTCGTTCCCGCCACTGGCGGAAACGACTTCCCGCGCAGGCGGGAACCCAAGTTCGCCAGCACCACGCGAACCCCCACAGGTTCCCCCTCGTCGGCCGACAAAATTATCAACACACACACGTGACCTCACCGCGCCCAACGCGACAGGCCACCACGGAAGGAAATCATCATGCTCTCTTGGGACGACGAACCAACCAGCGCCCAGCGCGCCCCACAAGCCGCCAACCTTGACGCCGCCCCCGCCGCTGAAGTGGCCAAGCGCGTCAACGCCGACGACAAGCGCATCATCAACGGCGAAACCGACGTGAACCAGCTGGTGCCGTTCAAGTACAAGTGGGCATGGGACAAATACCTGGCCGGTTGCGCGAACCACTGGATGCCGCAAGAAGTGAACATGCAGCGCGACATCGAGCTGTGGAAAAACCCGAACGGCCTGTCGGAAGACGAGCGCCGCCTGGTCAAGCGCAACCTGGGCTTCTTCGTGACCGCCGACTCGCTGGCCGCGAACAATATCGTGCTGGGCACCTACCGCCACATCACCGCGCCCGAGTGCCGCCAGTACCTGCTGCGCCAGGCCTTCGAAGAAGCGATCCACACCCACGCCTACCAGTACATCGTCGAATCGCTGGGCCTGGACGAAGGCGAGATCTTCAACGCCTACAACGAAATCGAATCGATCCACGACAAGGACCAGTTCCTGATTCCGTTCATCGACGTCCTGACCAACCCGGACTTCAAGACCGGTACGACCGAGAACGACCAGAAGCTGCTGAAGTCGAT
It includes:
- a CDS encoding PP0621 family protein, encoding MRILFWIALIVLIVFAVRSKLRAMVKRHGVPPDMGRGPAAAPGQIEAMAQCAHCGVYFPASETVKADGLDYCSPGHVRLPPK
- a CDS encoding ribonucleotide-diphosphate reductase subunit beta, with product MLSWDDEPTSAQRAPQAANLDAAPAAEVAKRVNADDKRIINGETDVNQLVPFKYKWAWDKYLAGCANHWMPQEVNMQRDIELWKNPNGLSEDERRLVKRNLGFFVTADSLAANNIVLGTYRHITAPECRQYLLRQAFEEAIHTHAYQYIVESLGLDEGEIFNAYNEIESIHDKDQFLIPFIDVLTNPDFKTGTTENDQKLLKSIIVFACLMEGLFFYVGFTQILALGRQNKMTGAAEQYQYILRDESMHVNFGIDLINTIKMENPQLWTPEFREEIKALFLQAVDLEYRYAEDTMPRGVLGLNAPMFKGYLRFIANRRAVQIGLDALFPNEENPFPWMSEMIDLKKERNFFETRVTEYQTGGTLSWD
- a CDS encoding ribonucleoside-diphosphate reductase subunit alpha, translating into MQTAQNISINQHVTPGSASTSPTPAEIVARGDYRVIRRNGAVVAFEPHKISVAMTKAFLAVAGGQGAVSARIRELVEQMTGNVVAALVRRQPNGGTFHIEDVQDQVELSLMRSGEHDVAREYVLYRAKRMDERRAAKEAAGGAPVAAPQIHVVDGGERRLLDINDVHALVGAACSGLEKHVDADAIVAETLKNLYDGVPVEELYKSAILAARALMEKDPAYSQVTARILLHTIRKEVFGHEVPQAGAAAEYLTYFPQYIAKGIHNELLDEELGKYDLERLAKAIVADRDLQFGYIGLQTLYDRYFLHVRDVRIEMPQAFYMRVAMGLALREDDREARAIEFYNLLSSFDFMSSTPTLFNSGTRRSQLSSCYLTTVGDDLEGIYDAIKENALLSKFAGGLGNDWTPVRALGSRIKGTNGRSQGVVPFLKVVNDTAVAVNQGGKRKGAVCAYLETWHLDIEEFLDLRKNTGDDRRRTHDMNTANWIPDLFMKRVMEKGAWTLFSPSETPDLHDLTGKAFEKAYLAYEAKAANGEMAVFKKIEAMDLWRKMLSMLFETGHPWITFKDPCNIRSPQQHVGVVHSSNLCTEITLNTSADEIAVCNLGSVNLPQHMKGDGLDHVKLQKTIRTAMRMLDNVIDINYYAVEKARNSNLRHRPVGMGIMGHQDCLHMMRIPFASEQAVKFADTSMEAVCYYAYLASTELAEERGRYETYTGSLWDRGILPQDSIKLLAEERGGYLEQDTSESMDWTVVRERIKQFGMRNSNCVAIAPTATISNIIGVSACIEPTFQNLYVKSNLSGEFTEINSYLVRDLKARDLWDEVMIADLKYFDGSLSKIDRVPQDLRDIYATAFEVEPKWLVEAASRRQKWIDQAQSLNIYMAGASGKKLDETYKLAWLRGLKTTYYLRTIAATHLEKSTTRTGALNAVPVSGGLQAGHAAPAAASVAAAAAAAPAAPEAEGAACYLRPGDDGFEECEACQ
- a CDS encoding ABC transporter ATP-binding protein, encoding MSDIHIRIEGVHKVFGAEDHPVVALQGIDLALERGQFTCLLGPSGCGKSTLLNAVAGFAPPSSGEILVDGRPVTGPGPQRGMVFQEYALFPWMTVEQNIRFGLEIKRMRGPEIERRVDELLKLLSLADFRTRYPKDLSGGMRQRVAIARVLALDSPILLMDEPFGALDALTRRNLQDELLRLWAELKKTILFVTHSIEEAIYLADRIVVMTYRPGTIKRDLLVGIARPRDPAAPEFNQLKRELGLMVMEEQERHHNDELRMAAVD
- a CDS encoding sensor histidine kinase, encoding MKAATGTLSAGARVTLWRSLQTFTVTRIVIALVLLLYLGVDVESGTLRPDPVNTETCVFYVLTAAMFALAARWQRRFLIQLGLQIAVDLLVISLLYLAAGGMRSGLGILYLFPLAGAAILAPLVLALFSAAVATLFLLGLNLWQLVIEGRDPPLMQAGLFGAAFFAGVLMVNRLAARLLKQEELAAQRGADLRIQQAINEIVIADVGDGILVVGEDGAVFTGNPAARRMLGLADTSVFSLRAAPAFEPVALAFDAWLAGPDNDKAFVTLKPYREGDGAGDVRGRRDQPVHLKLRFARVADGGEAAGRSVIFMQDVSAIENQAQQLKLASMGRLTASIAHEVRNPLSAIGHATDLLAEDLHGPAEVRLLKIVRDNVTRVNRMVEDILQLSRKAQPNGEPVALGPFLEELKAEFCEIHGLAGDIVYIGDPGGSAVRFDPLHLHEVLLNLLNNAVRYASRQPASIRIFPARDAAGRRELHVQDDGPGITPEVRDHLFEPFYTTSSKGTGLGLYLARELCLNNDAKLDYEYRFDPSALGPRKASGRFVITFALE
- a CDS encoding cytochrome C assembly family protein, whose product is MQNSLFLAAAFLYAVCALLPTRLGAVISGVTAGAWALHGVALGMDVTVPGRLRVGFAIMISSALWVSVAAYWFENRNFALDGLRRLVMPFAAAATLLPLLFPGTLTPLAGKTAAFGWHIAVAVLAYSTLTIAAFHAVLMALQETRLHTRTAGGGWFGSALDQLPALLTMEKLLFRVIWIGFVLLSLTVLSGFVFSEQVFGRPLLLDHKSVFALLSWALFAALLAGRKWQGWRGKTALRFTLAGFATLALAYVGSRFVLEVVLHRGVY
- a CDS encoding sigma-54-dependent transcriptional regulator; amino-acid sequence: MSAPRILVLDDEADLRELLEITLLKMGLDVDSAATLRQARSLFEEHQYALVLTDMRLPDGLGLELVREVAASGKGTPVAVITAYGSAENAVVALKAGAFDYIAKPVALDALRVMVRSALKLSEGGAAAADGGALASRMIGHSPAMQSLRAQIARLARSMAPISITGESGSGKELAAREIHAQSSRAGKPFVAVNCGAIPETLMEAEFFGYRKGAFTGAAEERDGFFQAANGGTLMLDEVADLPLAMQVKLLRAIQERRVRKIGATGEEPVDVRIISATHQDLARCVETGKFRQDLFYRLNVIELALPPLRERLDDLALLANGILDRLAGPGQASLGPGVLEALKAYSFPGNVRELENVLERALAFANDGVIQVGDLSLKAARPAEGGRSETASPVAAAEPAPAPAIPSIELPPLPDPRPVAAPVALGPAELPSNLPEYLEQVERDIIGRALQQTQFNRTQAAALLGISVRQLRYQMQKLEICAPED